AACCGACGCGGCAGCTCCTACTCGGGACGTGTATGTCCCATGCATAACGGGTTCAGCCCGCGTACCCGCCCCTGCATCGCCACTGGAGGCTGCAGTGCGGGCGCCGGTCTCGCCTGGCCCACGGGGCCACGGGTGGCCTCGCCTGGCCTGCCACTGGCCTCACCCAGTCCTTGGGCTGGCGCCCCGCCTagcccgcggctggcctcgcccaaTCTTTCGGCTGGCGCTCCGCCTGACCCAGGAGGGGTCACGCCCGacctggaggcatcttcgcctcagtCGGCGGTTGCTTCGACCGGCCTGGAGCCGGACCCGGTCAGTCCCGCCTCGGCCGCTAGTGGGTTGGCCTCGCCTGGCTCGTCGTCGTCAGGGAGCCCTAGTGCAAGCTCTCCCGATGTTGCAGCTTCATCTCCATCACCGGTTGTGTCGGTCTTGCCGGCACGGCCTGTGGTCCCTCTTCGTCCTCGTACACGGAGTCAGTCGGGCATTTTCTGTCCGAAGGAACGCAAGGACGGGACTGTGGCATGGCTAGCCGCGTGCATGGCTCACATTGCTGCTGATCCCACTGCTGAGCCTCGACACTTCCAGGCTGCACTGAGTATTCCTCACTGGCACGGTGCTATGAAACAGGAGATTCAGGCTCTCCAGAAAAAATGACACTTGGCAGCTTGTTCCTCCAGTATCTGGTGTCAATGTTATTGATTCCAAGTGGATTTTCAAAGTCAGGAGACATGCTGATGGTTCCATCGAAcgctacaaggcacggcttgttgccgagggcttcaaacagaggtatggtcttgattatgaagacacgttcagtccagtCATCAAGCCTACTATCATTCGCTTGATGTTGTCTCTTGCTGTCACTCGTGGATGGTCTCTTCatcagcttgatgtgcagaacgcTTTCCTCCATGGAattctggaggaggaggtttatatgcgtcagccacCTAGATTTGTTGATCCTGCACGCCCTCGTCATCTCTGTCGTCTGACTAAGGCGCTATATGGACTGAAACAGGCTCCTCGTgcatggcatgctcgtcttggctcTGTTCTTCGAGCACTTGGGTTTACTCCCTCCACTGCAGACACATCGTTGTTCCTTCTTCAGCGTCTTGAGGTTACGATGTATCTtctggtttatgttgatgatatcattctcaTCAGTTCATCCCATGCTGCTGCTGGTCGTCTTGTGGTTTCACTCAGTGGTGCCTTTGCTGTCAAGGATTTGGGTGCCTTGCATTTTTTCCTTGGTCTGGAGGTTTCACGTTCTTCTGTTGGTTTGACTCTTacacagaagaagtactctctggaccTGCTGCGTCGTGCTGGTATGCTGAAGTGCAAACATGCTATTACTCCGATGTCTGCCATTGATCGGTTATCTGCCCTTGATGGAGATGCTCTTTCACCTGAGGATGCTACTGAGTATCGCAGTCTCGTTGGTGGTCTGCAATGCCTTACTATTACCAGGCATGATATCTCCTATGCAGTCAACCGTgtctgtcagtttcttcatgcacctagGACATCTCATTGGTCAGCTGTGAAACGTATTCTGCGTTACATCTGTCTTACTGTCTCCTATGGTTTGCTTCTTCAGCCTGCGCCCTCGTGTGAGCTCTCAGCTTTctcagatgcagattgggctggcagtcctgatgacaggcgatccacggggggatatgCGGTATTTCGGGGTTCTAACCTGATCGCCTGGAATGCTCGAAAGCAGGCCACAGTGTCTCGCAGtagtgctgaagctgagtacaaagcagttgctgatgccactgctgagatcatatgggtacagtctCTGTTGAGAGAGTTGAGAGTTGCTTCAGCACATCCTCCGGTTctgtggtgtgataacattggtgctacatatctgtcatctaatccagtgtttcacgctaggacgaagcacattgaggttgactatcattttgttcgggaacgtgttgcacagaagctactttgtatcaagttcattccgtcaaaggatcaacttgctgacatcttcacgaagcctcttccacaaccacagtttgtaggctgtaggcgcaatcttaacttgctttgtacttcaggccacagttaagattaagggagggtgttagactgtatatatacGTAGTCTGTGTATTAATATTGTAACATTGTATTGTACCCCTTGGTACCTCTATATAATGAAAGAGCCACACCCCGTTTAGGGAGTCGAGCAAGTTCCCAACATATTGTGTTTTACACTACTTGAATTTATCATTGTACTAATTTATTTTGTTTTGATAAAgtattttttaacacagtacaaacgcaGACGCTTGTACGTACGACATGCACCCCTATAAACCCATGTACACACACCCTACCCTTATGAGTATATAGGCTGAGTCGGTACATCATCTTGAGATCGACAAAGTCGTTACAGATGGCTTTGTAGTTGACGAACGTCTCCTCCTACTGAACGCACATAACTGTAAGACCTGGAATAAATCCAGGAAAATGTGAGCATCAATGTCAAATGTGtgacttgaaccctgatgggcagGGGATACCAGTGTCCTCCTAactatccaaccacatgttggtttgcAAACGTAAAATATCTGCTAGAAGACTTCATCACTTCAATATATATTGATGTATTGGGCGTACCCCCATATCGGCGTATCATAGTTCTTAGAAAATTGAAGTATCAGACGTATCCATGTATTGTTCGTATGTATCCAAGTATCCACACAGTGTAGCATGTATTTGTGACTATATGACCTTTTTGCCAGATCTAAATTTTACGTCACATTTTATCGCATTTAAAAGCTATAGTTCTCCAAATTACGAGATGAAAGGACCGGGGTGAGTTCAACTTCGTGTCACATTCAAATTACGTGCACTTGACCACCAAATGAATGTAATTTCTATGTGGGTGTGTTTGTTGCAACTGTTTTTGTGGGCTTAGCTCGATTTCTGCCATGTTTTCATTGTTCACGATGGGGTTTGAAACAAGGTATTCTGCAATTTATCTTGGAGTCTGGTTTAGATGACCACAAATTGATTACAGTAAATAGAATTACAAATAGCACTCATAAATTTAACTCGTTTTATGATCAAACGATGGAGCTCACACAAGTTGCACATCGCACAAAGTTTAAAACCCACCTAATTCTGAAATCCGGTAATGTTGACAGTGGCGGAGCCAGGGGGAGGCTAGCAGGGGCCCCGACCCGCCCCAACATCTTGTGTTTGCTTGTATAATCTACAGGAAACAGtggtttttttttggcctttcNNNNNNNNNNNNNNNNNNNNNNNNNNNNNNNNNNNNNNNNNNNNNNNNNNNNNNNNNNNNNNNNNNNNNNNNNNNNNNNNNNNNNNNNNNNNNNNNNNNNNNNNNNNNNNNNNNNNNNNNNNNNNNNNNNNNNNNNNNNNNNNNNNNNCCCTCAAGATTAGTATTTTGGCAATCCTGGCTCCCCCACTGAATGTCGATTGGAATTTACATAGTTCTCAAACATAATGAGAACGCAACACTGAATTTGAAACCTTGTAAAAGGTGTCGCAGCGACACAAACATCTGGTTACATACGGAATTAACTAGTCCCTCCGTGTGAAAATGCTTGTCGGAGAAGTAGATGTATTTTAATTATAGAtatatccatttttatccattccttcgacaagtattttcggaaagAGGTAGTATATTTTTACATCACTTTTGTTGGAAATTGCACCTAACACACAGGAGGCCAGATTGGGAGGACCATGAATCATGGTCAGTTGGTAAAAGAGTTTGAAAACTTCATTTACTCCAACGAGCAAGGTGCTACCGCATTACTTGCAAGATGCCCGGCTAAAAGGCATGTGAGCCCGTGGTCCGGCGGTCCACCCCCGCACTGACAAGAGCTCGGTGGCTTTCGGATTGATTGAAGATGGATAACCTTGGATTGGCTTGGCTTGCGTTGCGTTTGCATGTGAAGAGCGTCTGGGTGTGAGATCCGTACGTTGCAGCGGCCTATGCGCTGTCCTGTACTCTACGTGGATTTGTAAACATTTATATACCCTTATCCTTTCTCAAAtggatttcttttcttttcgagAAGAAATTCTCACGTGGATTTTGGACGTCTCAGAGAAAATCCGTTGCGTTGCGCTGTTCAAGCTCGCTTGGTTTGACCCGTCAACGGCTATCAATTCGAGGTATAAAACAAGGTTTGTCAGAGCGTGTTTGCAGATAGCTGTGCAGTCTTTGCCCTTGTTGTTTACAGACGCTAACAGGCAGGGAAATTTACATTCGGCAAGGAAGAAAAAAAAATACAGTAGAGAGAATTAGTGGTGACAGTGACTAGCTTCTCTGTATGAATATTTGCTTGTGTCTAGGTTCGAATGCTAATGTCACCTGCTACTATtagttactccctccgatccaaattaagTGTCGTCGTTTGAACTACATCCCCGTGATCAATGAAGTAAGAGCATCTTTAAAAGATGATGTAAAGCTTGATGCCCTAAAAAATCATTATAGTGCATAAGAGAAGGTTTTTGGCACTATTATTTTGTTTCCACAAATGGTGCATAACTAAAATTTAAGACCCACAAGAAACATGACGATCCGACAGCCGAAGGCCAGGAGGCAGATGACGGCAGGGAGGAGCTCGGTGAGGACGAGGTTGGTGTCGATGGAATCCGCCGGCCGGCCATGACAGATGGAGCCGGGGTGCGGGATGAGGCGACCGGCGTCAGAGGGGGAGGACGGCCATGATGGACGGCGTGTNNNNNNNNNNNNNNNNNNNNNNNNNNNNNNNNNNNNNNNNNNNNNNNNNNNNNNNNNNNNNNNNNNNNNNNNNNNNNNNNNNNNNNNNNNNNNNNNNNNNNNNNNNNNNNNNNNNNNNNNNNNNNNNNNNNNNNNNNNNNNNNNNNNNNNNNNNNNNNNNNNNNNNNNNNNNNNNNNNNNNNNNNNNNNNNNNNNNNNNNNNNNNNNNNNNNNNNNNNNNNNNNNNNNNNNNNNNGCACAAGGGCAGGACGAGGCGGCCCATCAACGGTGAAAGGTCACAATGGCATTGGGTTCCTGCCACATTCGTTTTTGTTTTAGGGCAGCCCCTGGTGGTGCTGCAAATATACTAGTACATCATTTGAAACTACTTCCTCCGTttttaaatacaagtctttgtaaaaatttcactatgaactacgtaCGAATGTATGtgtatgcattttagagtgtaggttcactcattttgctctgtacgtAGTCCATACTgatatctctacaaagacttatatttaagaacggagggagtaaaatataGGGttgctgcaaaaaaaaaaaaatcaacaCCAAATAGAGATACATCATCTATTGAAGCTGGTCTTTTGGACTAAAATGCTCCAAACGGCAGTTTTTTTGGGCGCAACCGCCATTTTACTGTTGGGGACGCGCTAACAAACAGTTTCAAGctaccaacaaaaaatcatcatatataataagcaTGTGCAAGTCATTAATTATACTCGCAGCAAGGACAAGAATTACAGCGTGGATGAAAAGGTTCTCTCATCTGTACATTTCTTGATAACTCAAGGAAAGCCCCTGGGCACTACACTAAAAGGACTCTTTCCTTTTTCTCTCTCaaatgttgcaaatatgtaaatacACAAGATACAATCGGCGTGTGCTGCACATCTTTAGAGCATTTGCTAACAGCTGCAGGCAGGCAAATAAAAAGATTGCCTTCACAGGACGTGTCCAAAGGGGAAAAACCTCGTGGACTTGATCAACCTCCTACTCTCACAAATATGAATACACAAGCACCCAAATTCACAACCTAATAATATATGCAGCGCCGTCAAACCGGGCACGGTTACTTTATCAGCCACCACCGTGGACTTGATCGCCTGGTCCAGCAAGAACAACCTGCATTCAGCAGATGAAAGGTGTAAACATATTGCTTCACAAGTTCTTATAAATGACGCAAATTCTTGAGCACAATAACACTCACGTTGCAACTGGAAGCAAATTTCCGAGCAAGCATAATCGCGGCATTCCTATCCCTGTCCGTCTCGAAAGCTAGAGTGTAGGATAGGCCTTTCCTAGTTTGCCAGAAGACTGCACAGGCCGCAGCATTACCACCACCTCGGCTTCCACACAACTGAAGATTGCCCAAGAGAACAAGATGGATCGTCAGAAAATAACCTCAGAATATACAGAAACTTTTCGCCAATTCCGATCGAATTGTTTGCATATTCAATGATCCTTAAGTTCTAAATAAACATGACAGGGCTAATGATCAGAGAACATTCTTAAGTTTCTGCGGACTTATATGGAACCATTGTTTGTTTCCGAAATATTATCAGGAGACCTAGAAGGTCAGGGCCCATATTTTTGTTGTAAACTGGCAAGCATGGTTATTTAAGATATTGTACAAGGATTTAATGCTACAAGCTGACACAGCACATTTAGGAAACAAAACATTACAATTGAGTAGACATCACTTCTGTTACATATGTGCTGTGAACGTGATTTCACTTTACCTTCATTGTGGTGGAATATGACTCCCTTGCTTTTGTAGACCTTCCTTTCCGAAGCTTCACTCTCAGCTTTCCAATATGAAATACATGGACAGATTTTGATGCGTAGTCATTCCCATTCATTTGGGTTACTACCACCTACAAAGCAGCACAGATGCAAACCCCAATTAATTTATATCCAGTAATCATTCAAACGCACTGATATTTCCTAGCACAAAATAACAAGATTGCACTTTTTATAGCTGGTCCAATGTCAAGGCAGTAGAATAATCAAAGGTAAAGTGTTTTGAAGAAGTTTTATACTGGATTACTGGTATCCTATAGGCAAAGAAGTTAATACATACATTGAACTCAATATCCGCCCTTTTCATTAGCGATTCCACATAATGTTCCAGTCCTGAAGCTGTTCAAAGTACACAACAGAGTCAGCCATTAACACGAGCTTATATCCAATATCAATGACTCATTGTTATAAGAATGTGTGACAAAATGAAGTTAAACAAGCAGGGCCATTGGCAAATTGTAGCATGAGGCTAATTCATATAATACCACAACACAAATCAAATCGTGCTTATGCCTTGTCAGGTCAAAATAGATGGTGTTATTAAGGTCTACCAAAGGAAGAAAATCAGTGTAAGGATCAAATGTATGAAGAGGATGACCGGCACAAGTTGGAATAGTAAATATCGGGTCTGGGATGTGTGGAAGTTGCTAATGCTTTATATATCACAAAGAAAGCAACAGAACAGTTCAGTTATTTTCTGGAAGAAACAAATATATCCACATACATAAGTTATTTCCCCCATAATTCGGCAGATAACAGATGTTAAAAGAGAAGTGAGGAAATGCCTAACCATGATTTATAGGGCCATCTGTCTGAACCGTAACTTTATCTGCTTTCAAAATTATCTCTGCTTGCAACAATTGGCCAACATCAAATGGCTCTGGAGCATAAGTAAGTCTCGTTGCACCTGCAGCAGAAAATTAAATACATCAACATATAAATAAAGGAAAACAATGATCCAAAAAGGTATTAGATGTTCTCATGAAACATAGtttaatgcagagatttttgccggATGAGTCTGTTCCTTTCAATGCTCATGGAAGATGTCTAGCAAGCTCTGGGAACTATTTGGGAACGGCATGAAAGCCCTGTTCTGGGAGGATCGATGGCTCAACGGGCGCTCGGTCGGCGAGCTCATGCCCCTGCTCTACAACTGCATCCCCAAACGGCGGCGCAAGGCTAGAACGGTGGCCGAAGGCCTCAACGGCAACGCTTGGGCCCGAGACATCCAGGGTGTTCTCGGCCTCCATGAGATTGGCCAGTATTTGCAGCTTTGGCAACTCGTGCAGCAGGCTACACTCAGCGATGCCCCTGACCAACTGATTTGGAAGTGGACCGAGAGCGGCATCTATTCGGCGCAGTCTTGCTACTTGGCTACCTTCCAAGGATCATCGCACTCCTACTCCTGGAAGCTGATCTGGAAGGCTTGGGCTCCCCCTCGGGTCAAGTTTTTCCATTGGCTTATCGCTGCTGGACTGCTGACCGTCTGGCCCGCCACGGTCTGCAGCATCATCCGCGTTGTCTCCTGTGCGATCAGGCGCCGGAAACGATCCGGCACCTCATGCTTGAATGCCCCTTCTCTGGGCAGGCATCGCACGAGACCCTGGCCTGGCTACGCATACCAGCGCCGATTCCCAACCAGGAGCCCACCCTCATGCACTGGTGGTGACACGCCAAGGACGACACGCTGCAAGCACAACGCAAGGCCCTGCAATCCGTAGCGCTTCTAGTACCATGGCTCGTTTGGAAACATAGGAACAGCTGCGCTTTCGACAACGCGACGCCCTCCCTCGGCACGCTTGTCGACCGGATCAAGGAGGAAGCCGGCTCCTGGGCTAAGGCCAGAGCCGCAGGCCTTAGAGTAGTCCTGCCCCCTTCATGGGACGTGCACTGAGCTTTGTAACTGATCCTCGATTATTCGTCCTAGGACGACTGTAACTGACTCCCTACCTTTTCAATGAAAAGAAACGCAAGGTCCTTTGCGTTTTCTTGAAAAAAAGCTCTGGGAACTATTCATTTATCAGATTACATACCCGATACGAGCTCTCTGTGGCTTCCGGAAATTACACGGTACCACTGAGCTGGACAGCTTGAGATGTCTGGAGCACCATCAACTCGAGGGACAATACGGAACTGTGATCCAAGAGTATCAGAACCTTCAAGCTCAAAGAGTTTAGAGCTATCTTGTTCAAGCCTCTTGATCATGGCAAGCTGAACATAAAAGTGAGTGGTGATTCACATAGCTCGACATTACTCAAATTACAATTTAAATAATATGGAGCTTGTCCTAACAGGAATTACCTCTTTCTTTAACTGATTGCAAAGCTGTGTTTTTTCTGATATAAGTGTACGCAGTCCCTGAAGCTCAAACTGCATGTCCATTACCTACGATATTTTGCATGACAACTGTTAGTAAATACATGAGGGGCAAATTGCCACAGTATGCTttgtttgattacaagatatatgaAAGTATAAGAAGCAGAGAGCATTGAGAAAAAAAAACATGCCAATTTGTAAGAAAAGGAGTTAGGACTAAAAAAGGAGGGAGTACTCTATTTGAACTTGACAATGAAATGCAAATGGAACAGAGGAAGTATCATCAAATATTAACATAAACACAAAAAACTATAACTCCATGAATAGAAcaatgaaccaatgatgaaaaacaAACCTTGCTTGGCTGGTGTAGCATTTTTATTCGTCTAGCCTCTCGAATCTCTTTCCTAAGTTCCTCTATCTCCTGATCAGGAAAAAACTAAGATTTTAAGTAAAAAAATCTAGCAATTACTCGAATCAAAAGAATCATGTCAGTGCATTTGCATCACCGACTACATAAGAGGTAGTTCAATAACAGTATAGAAATATCCAAGCTCATCATTAATTGAGGAAGCACCTCCTTCTCTCTGCTACTTGATGCTGAATCCTGCTCCTGCAACGCTTTCTCAACTTTTTCTATTGCAGCTCTAGATTTTTCAATTTCAGCGAGTGCAAGAGCTCTTTCCTCTTCAGCTACCTTTCGGGCATCTTCAGTAGCCTACGATACAGAGGAGAATG
The Triticum dicoccoides isolate Atlit2015 ecotype Zavitan chromosome 3A, WEW_v2.0, whole genome shotgun sequence genome window above contains:
- the LOC119269319 gene encoding stomatal closure-related actin-binding protein 1-like — its product is MRVPQMTRVIHDSGEGMQKDALDMVSSDVNFPKGHFPDYRIGPNNQIIDPEETHEVVPLKEIVAKETTQLLEQRKRLSVRDLREKFEKGLSGASKLSEEAKRREAASLDRQVLLKKLRDVLDTLKGRVAGRNRDDADEAISLVEALAVQLTQREGELIYEKAEVKKLASFLKQATEDARKVAEEERALALAEIEKSRAAIEKVEKALQEQDSASSSREKEEIEELRKEIREARRIKMLHQPSKVMDMQFELQGLRTLISEKTQLCNQLKKELAMIKRLEQDSSKLFELEGSDTLGSQFRIVPRVDGAPDISSCPAQWYRVISGSHRELVSGATRLTYAPEPFDVGQLLQAEIILKADKVTVQTDGPINHASGLEHYVESLMKRADIEFNVVVTQMNGNDYASKSVHVFHIGKLRVKLRKGRSTKARESYSTTMKLCGSRGGGNAAACAVFWQTRKGLSYTLAFETDRDRNAAIMLARKFASSCNVVLAGPGDQVHGGG